The following proteins are encoded in a genomic region of Corynebacterium atypicum:
- the dapA gene encoding 4-hydroxy-tetrahydrodipicolinate synthase, with product MSTGLTATNGADLFGTVCVAMVTPFDADGELDLAQGRALAAHLVDNGIDGLILAGTTGESPTTTTSEKLELLAAVKDEVGDRARIVAGAGTNNTAASIELARASAEAGADGLLVVTPYYSKPSQEGVYLHFKAVAEATDLPVCLYDIPGRSGIPITSETILRLAELPTVKAVKDAKGNVSAATRLIGETGLAWYSGDDPLNLPWLSVGATGFISVIGHAAPRGLRDCFDAFSRGDLVRARELNAQLNPLVQAQARLGGVAMAKAALRLQGLEVGDPRLPIAPASAAEMDQLSQDLQKAGVL from the coding sequence ATGAGTACAGGTTTGACTGCAACGAACGGCGCTGATCTTTTTGGCACCGTCTGCGTCGCGATGGTGACTCCGTTCGACGCGGATGGTGAACTTGACCTCGCGCAAGGCCGCGCACTCGCGGCCCACCTGGTGGATAACGGCATCGACGGGCTGATCCTGGCCGGGACCACCGGCGAATCGCCGACCACCACGACGTCGGAGAAGCTCGAGCTGCTTGCCGCCGTCAAGGACGAGGTAGGGGATCGCGCACGCATCGTCGCAGGGGCCGGGACGAACAACACGGCCGCCTCGATCGAGCTTGCCCGCGCTTCCGCGGAGGCGGGAGCCGACGGCCTGCTGGTGGTCACGCCCTATTACTCCAAGCCTTCGCAAGAGGGCGTTTACCTGCACTTCAAAGCCGTTGCCGAGGCTACCGATCTGCCGGTGTGCCTCTACGACATTCCGGGGCGTTCGGGAATCCCGATTACCTCCGAGACCATTCTTCGCCTCGCTGAGCTACCCACCGTGAAGGCGGTCAAGGACGCAAAGGGTAATGTATCAGCGGCAACCCGGTTGATCGGCGAGACCGGCCTGGCGTGGTACTCCGGGGACGACCCGTTGAACCTGCCTTGGCTGTCCGTGGGCGCAACCGGCTTTATCTCTGTGATCGGGCACGCGGCCCCGCGCGGGCTGAGGGATTGCTTCGACGCCTTTAGTCGCGGCGACCTGGTCCGAGCACGAGAACTCAACGCGCAACTCAATCCGCTGGTTCAAGCCCAGGCCCGCCTCGGCGGGGTAGCGATGGCTAAGGCGGCCTTAAGACTACAAGGCCTAGAAGTGGGAGACCCCCGCCTACCCATTGCGCCCGCGAGCGCTGCCGAGATGGACCAGCTCAGTCAAGACCTGCAGAAAGCTGGAGTCCTATAA
- the dapB gene encoding 4-hydroxy-tetrahydrodipicolinate reductase yields MAIKVGVLGAKGRVGSVMVEAVENADDLELVAALDRGDDLENLVAAGAEVAIDFTVPDQVLGNLEFCIAHGIHAVVGTTGFTSEKLDQVSAWCESHPEVGVLIAPNFAISAVLTMAFARQAARFFESAEVIELHHPNKLDAPSGTAIHTAEGIAAARAEAGLGPAPDATESALDGARGAQVSGIPVHAVRMQGMNAHEEVIFGTQGQALTIRQDSFDRTSFAPGVLTGVRNVASHPGLTVGLDKYLGI; encoded by the coding sequence GTGGCAATAAAGGTAGGCGTGCTGGGAGCCAAGGGGCGCGTGGGCTCGGTGATGGTCGAGGCCGTGGAGAACGCGGACGACCTAGAGCTCGTAGCGGCGTTGGACCGGGGGGATGACCTGGAGAACCTCGTTGCTGCCGGCGCGGAGGTAGCCATTGATTTCACCGTGCCAGACCAGGTGCTGGGCAACCTCGAGTTCTGCATCGCCCATGGCATCCACGCCGTGGTGGGCACCACCGGGTTCACCTCCGAAAAACTCGACCAGGTCTCCGCATGGTGCGAGTCCCACCCGGAGGTCGGGGTGCTCATCGCCCCCAACTTTGCGATCTCCGCGGTGCTGACCATGGCCTTCGCCCGGCAAGCCGCCAGGTTCTTCGAGTCCGCCGAGGTCATCGAGCTGCACCACCCGAACAAGCTGGACGCGCCCTCGGGCACGGCGATCCACACCGCGGAAGGCATCGCCGCCGCGCGTGCAGAGGCGGGGCTGGGACCCGCCCCGGATGCCACGGAGAGTGCGCTGGATGGCGCCCGCGGAGCGCAGGTGAGCGGCATCCCGGTGCATGCGGTGCGGATGCAGGGGATGAACGCCCACGAGGAAGTGATCTTTGGTACCCAAGGCCAGGCGCTGACGATTCGCCAAGACTCCTTTGACCGCACCTCGTTCGCCCCCGGGGTGCTCACCGGCGTACGCAACGTTGCCAGTCACCCCGGCCTGACCGTGGGGCTCGACAAGTATTTGGGGATTTAG
- the thyX gene encoding FAD-dependent thymidylate synthase, with protein MARSTQLKTQLIACTSFVAPQDVDWQADPSATDAEALTEFAGRACYETFDKPNPHTRTTASYIHHVLEVGHTALLEHASATIYVRGLSRSASHELVRHRHFSFSQLSQRFVHTDEAEVVVPELIREDPQLNELMLRTVDAARFAYEELLTALEERLAGEPNALLRKKQARQAARAVLPNATETRIVVTGNMRAWRHFIGMRATEHADVEIRTLAVSCLKLLQENAPAVFSDFEITELPDGSSMATSPYVTDF; from the coding sequence ATGGCGCGTTCCACGCAGCTGAAGACCCAGCTGATCGCCTGCACGAGTTTCGTCGCCCCGCAAGACGTCGACTGGCAGGCCGACCCCTCGGCGACGGACGCCGAGGCGTTGACCGAGTTCGCCGGCCGGGCTTGTTACGAGACCTTTGACAAACCCAACCCGCACACGCGGACGACCGCCTCCTACATTCACCACGTTCTCGAAGTCGGCCACACCGCGCTGCTCGAGCACGCCTCGGCCACGATCTACGTGCGCGGGCTGTCCCGCTCGGCGAGCCACGAATTGGTGCGGCACCGCCACTTCTCGTTCTCGCAGCTGTCGCAGCGCTTTGTGCACACCGACGAGGCCGAGGTGGTAGTCCCCGAACTCATCCGCGAGGACCCGCAGCTCAACGAGCTGATGTTGCGCACCGTCGACGCCGCGCGGTTCGCCTATGAAGAACTGTTGACGGCCCTCGAGGAACGCCTGGCCGGCGAGCCCAACGCATTGCTGCGCAAGAAGCAGGCGCGCCAGGCAGCGCGGGCAGTGCTGCCGAACGCCACCGAGACGCGCATCGTGGTTACCGGGAATATGCGCGCCTGGCGGCACTTCATCGGGATGCGCGCGACCGAGCACGCCGACGTCGAGATTCGGACTCTGGCGGTCAGCTGCCTGAAACTCCTCCAAGAAAACGCCCCTGCCGTCTTCTCCGACTTCGAGATCACCGAGCTTCCCGATGGCTCGTCGATGGCGACCAGCCCCTACGTGACCGACTTCTAG
- a CDS encoding AMIN-like domain-containing (lipo)protein, with amino-acid sequence MTDTETAAPTTVTRSTQAADSAPSPGLPGASTEPSSHMPERAAGLFIEAVRAGSHPGFDRVVFEFSGSGEPGWHTAYTAAPVQLASGRPVEFPGAVGLNVLIHGVPTPYDRIDDAPIPGRAADAHGAIAGVEHTGIFEADAQYVIGLDHERPYTVKVLDNPTRLVIDIESP; translated from the coding sequence GTGACAGACACTGAAACAGCCGCGCCGACCACGGTCACCCGCAGCACACAAGCCGCCGATTCGGCTCCCTCGCCCGGCCTGCCTGGCGCGTCCACCGAGCCCAGCAGCCACATGCCCGAGCGCGCCGCGGGGCTATTCATCGAGGCCGTGCGTGCCGGCTCGCATCCCGGGTTCGACAGGGTGGTCTTCGAGTTCTCCGGTTCCGGTGAGCCGGGCTGGCACACCGCATACACCGCCGCCCCCGTGCAGCTGGCCTCCGGAAGGCCGGTCGAGTTTCCGGGCGCCGTGGGGCTCAACGTCCTCATCCACGGCGTGCCCACCCCCTACGATCGCATTGACGACGCCCCGATCCCGGGCCGCGCGGCGGATGCTCACGGCGCCATCGCCGGGGTCGAGCACACCGGGATATTCGAGGCCGACGCCCAGTACGTCATCGGCCTCGACCACGAGCGCCCCTACACGGTAAAGGTGCTGGATAACCCTACCCGGCTCGTCATCGATATCGAGAGCCCCTAA